AACAGCTGCACGAGCAGCGGGGTGTTGCGGACGAACTCGGTGAGGATGTTCACCGGCCACCGCACCACCGCCAGACTCGACCGCTGGGCCATCGCCCAGACGAGACCGAGGGCGAAGGCGAGCAGCGCGCCCAGGACCAGCGCCTGGAGCGTGACGAGCAGGCCGTCCCAGAACATCGGCATGAAGTCGCCGACCGCGGACCAGTTCCACTCCATCAGCTCTCACCTCCCGCGTTCGCCGAAACGGCGTTCCGGCGGGAGAGGCCGAGCTTGCTCACGACGCCCCCCGTCTTCTCGGGGCGCTGACCGATCCCGGCCTTCGCCTGTCGTTCCAGGACGCGCATACCGCGCGTGAGCACGAAGGCGAGCACGAAGTACATCAGCAGGATGACCGTGTAGACGGGCGCGCTCTGGCCCGTCGCGTTACGCACCAGCGACGCACCGAAGGCGATGTCGGCCACGCCCATGATGGAGACCAGTGCCGTGCCCTTGAGCAGCTCGATCAGCAGGTTGTTGAACGGCGGGATCATCTCCGGCCAGGCCTGCGGCAGGATGATCTTCCGCAGCTGCTGGGCGGGCGTGAAGCTCAGTGCGATCCCCGCCTCGCGCTGAGCGGGAGCCACGGCCTGCACCGCGCCGCGGACGACCTCGGAGCCGTACGCCCCGTAGGTGAGCCCCAGCGCCAGCGTCGCCGCCCACATCGGGACGAGCTGCCAGCCGAAGCCCAGCGGGAGCACGAAGAAGATCCAGAACATCAGGATCAGCGCGGACGTACCGCGGAAGATCTCGAAGTAGGCCCCGGATATGAACCGGACTATCCACAGACGGTGGGCGCGGGCGAGTCCGACGACCAGCGCGACCACGGCCGCCAGCGCGGAGCTGAAGATCGTCAGCTGGACGGTGATCCACACGCCTTCGAGGAGAAGTTTCCACAGGCCCCAGGTGATCTCACTCATGGCGCGCACTTCTCCTTCGCCGTGATGGTCGTCATCTGGTCCTTCGTGAAGCCGAAGGGCCGCATGATCTCCAGCAGCTCACCGCTCTTCTTGAGCTTGTGCAGCTCGCGGTTGAAGGAGTCGCGGAGGTTGGTCTCCGGCGAGCGGAAGGCGAAGCCGCCGACGTCGATGACGGGCTTGCCGTCGACGATCGGTGTGACCTCCTTGGTCGCCTCGGCCTTCGTGCTGTCGGTCTCCTTGATCACGTTGAACACCGTGACCGCCGTACCGGCGAAGACATCGACGCGGCCCTGTTCGACGGCGAGCAGCCCGGCCAGCTGGTCGGGCAGGGTCGTGATGCTCTTGACCCCGGCCTCCTCCGCGTAACCGATCTCCGCGTAGCCGACGCCCGTCGCCATCCTGGCGCCGGCGTCGGCTATGTCCTTGTACGTGTGGAGATTCTTCGGATTCCCCTTCGGCACGATGAACGCGTCGAGCATCTGGTATTCGGGGTCGGCGAAGATGACCTGTTCGCAGCGCTCGGGATTGATGTACATCCCGGCGGCGACCACATCGAATTGGAGCGAGTTGAGACCGGTGATCAGCGAACCGAACTCGGTGGCGAAGGGCTGGACGTCGTCCACGCCCAACTCCTTGAAGATCCGCGAGGCGATGGCCGGGGCGGAGCCCGTCATCTCACCGTCCTTGCCGATGTAGCTGTACGGCTGCTCGCCCGCCAGCCCGAGGCGCACCGTGCCCTTGGCGCGCAGCTGGTCGAGGAGGGTCCCTCCGTCCCCGTTGTCGGCGGTGGCCACGCGGCTGCATCCGCTGGTGGCCCCGACAGCGCCCGCGACACCGAGTGCCGCGGCACCCGCGAGCAGCGAGCGGCGCCGGAGCCCTCTTCCCGTGCTTGTGTTGTTCCCCTTTAGTGGAGCCATAGGCGCGCGGCTACCCGAAACGACCGAGGGTATGCGGATCATTTTCGGACCGATATGCCTATCGTTGTACGCGCGTCACATACGAGAGACGGGGCCCTTCGGCCCCGCATTCGTGCGGCGGGGGCGGGTATTCATGGCCGGACACAGGCTGTACGAACCGACCGGAAGGGCGCGAAGACTTATGAGCGACCGCTTCATCGAAGTGTCCCTGGACAAGCGCGGCGTCCGTTGCACCGCCAAGCTCCTCGATGACCTGGCCCCGATCACCTGCGCCGCGGTGTGGGAGGCGCTGCCGCTGGGCGGTGACGTCTACCACGCGAAGTACGCGCGCAACGAGATCTACGCGCTGATGCCCGGGTTCGCGGCCGAGGAACCACCGCTGGAGAACCCGACGGTCACCCCCATTCCGGGTGATCTGTGCTACTTCACCTTCTCGGACACGGTGCTCGGCACCACGTCGTACGGGTACGAGGAGCAGGCCGCGCACCGGGGCCGCCGTACCGTCGTCGACCTCGCGCTGTTCTACGAGCGCAACAACCTGCTGATCAACGGCGACACGGGATGGATCCCCGGGATCGTCTGGGGCTCGGTGGTCGAGGGCCTGGACGAGATGGCGGAAGCCTGCCAGGACCTCTGGCGCGCGGGCGCGACGGGCGAGACGCTCAACTTCCGGCGGGTCTGAAGGCTTGTCCTCACGGGTCTGAACGCTTGTCCTCAATCGCCGGACGGGCTTTATCTGCCCGGCCGGCGGGCCCTGGCTGCCGTAGGCACGCCGACGGGGCCGCGCGGCTCGTGGGCCGCGTTTGTCCTCAAGCGCCCGACGGGCCGCGTTTTCATCGCCGGACGGGCTGCATTCGCAGCCCGTCCGGCGATTGAGGACAGCCTGTCCCGCGGGCCGGGAGGGGCTACGCGCCGGTCGGGGCCGGGAGTGACGCCGCGCCCGACTCGTAGAGCGCGTGGGCCGCCCGCATCACCAGGGCGTCCGCGTGGCGCGCGCCGATCAGCTGGAGGCCGATCGGCAGCCCGTCCTCGTCCACCCCGCACGGCACCGTCGCCGCGGGCTGCTGCGTGAGGTTGAAGGGGTACGTGAACGGGGTCCAGCCGGTCCAGCGGCGGTGCCCCGAGCCCTTCGGCGTCTCCACGCCCGCCTCGAAGGCCGCGATCGGCAGCGTGGGCGTCACCAGCAGGTCGTACGTCTCGTGGAACCTGCCGAGCCGCCGCCCCAGCTCCATCCGCGCGTCCACGGCCGCCAGATAGTCCAGCGCGCTCGCCCGCTCCCCCTCCGCCACGATCTCCCGGAGCCCCGGGTCGAGCAGTTCGCGCTGCTCCTCGCCGAGCGACTGCGTCACCCGCGCCGCACCCGAGAACCACAGTGTGTGGAACGCCTCCACCGGATCCGAGATGTCCGGGTCGGCCTCCTCGATGTACGCGCCCAGCTCGGCGAGCCGCCCCACCCCGCGCCGTACGGCCGCCGCCACGGACGGCCGCACCGCGACCTGGCCGCCGAACGACGGCGAGTACGCGATCCGCAGCCCCGCGACCCCCTCCGACAGGGTGGCGGTGACGCCCGGTGCCGGGGCGAGCTGCGACCAGTCGCGCCAGTCGGCGCCGCTGATGACGTCGAGCAGCAGCGCGGCGTCGGCGGCGTCGCGCGCCATCGGACCGGCGTGCGCCAGCGTGCCGAAGGGGCTGGACGGGAAGAGCGGGATCCGCCCGTAGGTGGGCTTGAGCCCGAAGATGCCGCAGAACGACGCCGGGATCCGGACCGAGCCGCCGCCGTCCGTGCCGATCGACAGCGGACCGGCGCCGAGCGCGACCGCCGCGGCGCTGCCGCCGCTGGACCCGCCGGCCGTCCGGGACAGGTCGTACGGGTTACGGGTGACCCCGTTCAGCGGTGAGTCCGTCACGCCCTTCCAGCCGAACTCCGGGGTCGTCGTCTTGCCGATGAGGACCGCTCCGTGCTCGCGCAGCCGCGCCACCGCCGGGGCGTCGTCCGGCCACGGGCCCGCCGGATCGACCGTCCGCGAACCGCGCAGGGTCGGCCCGCCGCGCTGGAGGAAGATGTCCTTGACGGAGACCGGGACACCGTCGAGCCGCCCCCGCGGTTCCTTTCTGTGCCACCGGCCGGCGGCGTCCTCCGCGGCGGCCAGCGCCTCGTCGGCGTCGACCCGGACGAAGGCGTTGACGAGCGGTTCGACCGCCTCGATCCGTTCCAGCGCGGCGCGCACCGCGTCGACCGGCGAGAAGTCGCCCTTCTCGTAGCCGGCCAGCAGCTGTCGTGCGGTGAGATCGGTGAGGAACATGGACTCAGTCATGCATGGGGACGTACCCACGTTTCTTGTCCACCACGTTAGGCAATGGCTCTCCGGACGCCCAGATGTCGTAAAGCTCGACGAACTGCTCGCCCAGTCGGTCGCGCCAGCCGACGGTGTCACCGCTCATGTGGGGCGACACGATCAGGCCCGGCACGTCCCACAGCCGGCTCTCCGGATCGAGCGGCTCCGCCTCGAAGACATCGAGGGCGGCGCCCGCGATCCAGCGCTTGGCCACGGCGTCCGCCAGAGCTTTCTCGTCGACGAGCTGGCCGCGCCCCACATTGATGAAGTGTGCCGAGGGCTGCATCAGACCGAAGAGACGCGAGTCGAACATGCCGCGCGTGCTCTCGGTGAGCGGCGCCGCGCAGATCACCCAGTCGGAGCGGGTGAGGAGGCGGTCCAACTGGTCGGCGCCGTGGATTCCCGGGCGCGCGGTGCGGCCGGTGATCGCCACCGTCACGCCGAGCGCCCTCAGGGTCCCGGCGATCGCCCGGCCGATCGGGCCCGCGCCGACGACGGTCGCCCGGCTCTCGGCCACCCGTAGTCCCTCGCGGTGGCGCCAGCGCCGCTGACGCTGCAGTTCGAGAGTTCCCGGCAGGTCCTTGGCCATGGCAAGTACAAGACTTGCCACATATTCGGCAATGGGCTCCTCGAAGATGCCGCGGGCGTTGGTGACGACTGTTTCGGAGTTGATCAGTTCGGGGCAGAGCAGCCGGTCCACGCCGGCGCTCGCCGTATGCACCCAGCCGGGCCTCGGTCCGTCCCCCGGCCAGGCCAGCCGGATCGCGTCGGATGTGAAGTCCCACGCCAACAGGACGTCAGCCAGGGGGAGTTGGTCGGCGAGCGAGGACTCGTCGGCGTACCGGACATGCGCCCGACCGGTCAGCCGGCCGAGGCGCGGCGGCGGGTCGGCACCCAGGACGAGAAGGGTCGGTTCGGTCATCGGGAGTACCCTTCCGATCGGGTCGGGGATTTCCTCCAGGAAAATTCGTCGCAACGTATTTCCTGTGCTCATTGACCACGCTCGCATTCAGCTCCTACCGTCGTCAACAACAGCCAAAGGGGGCCGTGAGATGGATGTCTCCTTTCTGGGCGGACCGCAGCCGCAGCGTGGCGTCGGTGTGGTCGCCCCATTCGACTTCGCTCTGGATCGTGAACTCTGGCGTTGGATGCCCGACGAGATCTCGCTGCGCCTGACGAGGACGCCCTACGTCCCCGTCGAGGTGTCGCTGGACCTTGCCCGGATCGTGAGTGAGCACGAGACTCTCGGAGAGGCGGTGATGGCGCTCGGTGCGTCCGAACCGGAGGTGATCGCGTACGCCTGCACGTCGGGCAGCTTCGTCGGCGGTGTCGTCGGGGAGCGGGCGATGTGCGAGGCGATGAACAGGGCGGGCGAGGTCCCCTCGCTCACCACGTCGGGCGCGCTGCTCGAAGCGCTCGAAGAGCTGGGCGCGAAACGGATCGCGCTGGTGACCCCCTATACGGAGTCGGTCACCGAGTCGCTTGAGGAGTACCTGGCGGAGGCCGGGGTAACCGTCACGGGTCGCGCCTTCCTGGGGCTGACCCGGCACATCTGGAAGGTGCCGTACAGGTCGGTCGTGGACATGGCGCGACAGGCCGTCGTCGGTGCGGCCGACGCGCTGTTCATCAGCTGTACGAACCTGCCGACGTACGACGCGATCCCGCAGTTGGAGGCCGAGCTGAGGATGCCGGTGCTGTCGGCGAACCAGGTCACGATGTGGGCGGCCCTGCGCAGAATCGGTGCGCACGCGGTCGGCCCGTACCAGGGCCTGCTGCTCAACCCGCCCCCGGCGCGCCACGTGCCTACGCTGGAGGGGATGGGAGAAATCCCTGAGATGCCCGAGGTCCGCCGGTTCCCGGAGATGTCCGGGATCGGTGACATCCCCGGCATCGCGGAGATGGGGCGGATGGAACCGGTCCAGCACCTGCAGGACGCCCAGCCGGCCCAGCCCGGCGAGTGGGCGCAGCCCTCCCAGCCGGACGCTCCGACAGAGGAACAGGAAGGGTGGACATGACGACCGTCGGACTTCTCTACCCCGGCCACTCCGCCGAGGACGACTACCCCCGTCTGGAGATGCTCTTCGACAGCGACATCAGACTGCCCCTCGTCCACACCGACATCGGTGAGGACGCCCACCGGGTCGACGCGCTCCTGGAAATGGGCTCGGCGCGGCGGCTGGCGGACGGTGTCGAGGAGCTGCGGATGGCGGGGGCCGAGTCCGTGGTCTGGGCGTGCACGAGCGGCAGCTTCGTGTACGGCTGGGACGGTGCCCACGAACAGGCACGGCAACTGGCCGTGGAGGCGGGACTGCCGGCCTCCAGCACCTCCTTCGCCTTCGCGCACGCCGTCCAGGCGCTGGGCGCCCGGAAGGTCGCGGTGGCCGCGACCTACCCGGAGGACGTCGCGGGCTACTTCGCCGCCTTCCTGAAGGCGGCGGGCATCGAGGTGGTCTCCACGCGCGGCAGCGGCATCATCACGGCGGCCGAGGTCGGCACCTGGGGCCGGGACGAAGTACTCGCCCTGGCCCGCGAGGGCGACCATCCGGACGCGGAGGTGGTCCTGCTCCCGGACACGGCGCTGCACACCGCGGCGTACCTCCCGGAGCTGGAGGCGACCCTGGGCAAACCGGTCCTCACCGCGAACCAGGTGACGGTCTGGGAAGGGCTGCGCCTGGTGGAACGCCACGCGTGGGCCCCCAAGCTGGGGACGCTCTTCGCGAGCCGCGACTGAGCTTCGGGCCCGGCCGGGGCCGCGACCAGGCTCCCGGCCCGGTCCGGGAATAAAACGGAGCCGTCCTCCTGTTGGTGCGGGCTGTACGTGATTCCCGCACCAGAAGGGCCCGCACCGGTGGTTGACGCAATTCGAGGTACGGCGCTGGGCAGCGCGCCCGTGCCGCTGTCCGTGCTGGATCTGGTCACCGTCGGCAGCGGGAGCACCGCCCGGCAGTCACTGCGGACCAGCGTCGAGATCGCCAAGCTCGGGGAGCGCAGGGGCTACCACCGCCACTGGGTCGCCGAGCACCACTCGATGCCCGGTGTCGCCTCGTCGTCACCCGCCGTGATCCTGGCCCATCTCGCCGCCCACACCGAGCGCATCCGGCTCGGTTCGGGCGGCGTCATGCTGCCCAACCACGCCCCGCTCGTCATCGCCGAGCAGTTCGGCACCCTGGAGGCCCTCGCGCCCGGACGGGTCGACCTCGGGCTCGGCCGGGCGCCCGGCACCGACGGGGCCACGGCCGCCGCGCTGCGCCGTACCGACCGGCTGAACGAAGGCGCCGACGACTTCCCGCAGCAGCTCGCCGAACTCACCCGCTTCCTGGACGACGACTTCCCGGACGGGCACCCGTACGCGCGGATCCACGCCGTCCCCGGCCCCGTCCAGGGTCCCGCAGCCCGGCCGCCGCTCTGGCTCCTCGGCTCCTCCGGGTTCAGCGCCCGGCTCGCCGCCACGCTCGGGCTGCCGTTCGCCTTCGCGCACCACTTCTCGGCGCAGAACACGATCCCCGCGCTGGACCTCTACCGCGAGTCCTTCCGGCCCTCGGCCGTGCTCGACGCCCCGTACGCGGTGATCGGCGTCGCCGCCCTCGCCGCCGAGGACGAGAACGAGGCACGCCGCCAGGTCCTGACCGGCGCGCTGTCGATGCTGCGCCTGCGTACCGGGCGCCCCGGACTGGTCCCGACGCCCGAGGAGGCGGAGGCGTACAGCTTCAGCCCGCAGGAGCGCGACTTCGTCGACGGCTGGCTGACGAACATCGTGCACGGCACCCCGGACGCCGTCCGCGCCGGTCTCGACGACCTCCAGAAGCGCACGGGCGCCGACGAGCTGATGCTCACCGCCAACGCCCACGGCGGCGACGCGCGCCTGCGCAGCTACGGCCTGATCGCCGACGCGTACGGCCTCCCAGACGCGCTCCAGGCCCTGTCTTCAAAGTAGCGCCGTCCGCCCGCAGGGCGGGGCCCGCGGCGTCTGGTGCGGTACATCGCAAGGCGGAGGATCGTGCTCGTACTGGGCGTACTTGCACGACTCGTCCAACGCAGCGAGGTGCCGTACCAGGCGCCGCGGGCCAGGCGGGACTTTGAAGACAGGGCCTGGAGGAGCGGTGAGCGGGGTCAGACCTTCAGCGGGCTGACCCCGATCATCTCCGCGATCCGCTCCGGGCCCACCGCCCGCGAGTACAGCCAGCCCTGACCGGTGTCACAGCCGATCCTGCGCAGCCTGGCCGCCTGGCCCGCCGTCTCCACGCACTCCGCCGTGACCGTCAGGCCCAGCCGGTGGGCGAGATGGACCAGCGTCTCGACGATCGTCTCGTCCGCCGGGTTGGGGTGGACACCGTCGTCGTAGCGGAAGCCCCGGACGAAGGAGCCGTCCAGCTTCAGTACGGAGACGGGCAGCCGGCTCAGATACGCGAGGTTCGAGTAACCGGTCCCGAAGTCGTCGATGGCGATCCGCACGCCCATGTCGCTCAGCGCCTGGAGCGCCTGGAGCGGCCGGCCGGCCGAGCCCATCACCGCGGACTCGGTCAGCTCCAGTTGCAGCAGACGCGGCGCCAGACCCGTCTCGGCGAGGATCGCGGCCACGTCGGCCACCAGGTCGGAGTCCCAGACCTGCCGTACGGCGACGTTGACGCTCACGAACAGCGGCCGCTCCGCCGGGTGGTCGCGCTGCCACTGACGGGCCTGGAGACAGGCCGTACGCAGCACCCAGCGGCCGAGCTGGACGATCGAGCCGTCCTCCTCGGCGATGCCGATGAAGCGGTTCGGGGCGAGGATGCCGAACTGCGGGTGGTTCCAGCGCACCAGCGCCTCCACGCCCCGTACGACTCCGTCGGCCATCCCCACCAGCGGCTGGTACTGGAGCACGAACTCATCGCGCTCGACGGCCGGGCGCAGCGTGGACGACAGCGCCTGGCGGGTCATCCGGTGGGCGTTGCGCTCCGGGTCGAAGAGGGTCCAGCGGGCCTTGCCGTCCGCCTTCGCCCAGTAGAGCGTCGTGTCGGCGACCTGCATCAGACCGGTGGGGGTGGTGCCCTCGGCGGACCGTTCGACGACGCCGATCGACGCCGAGACGGAGAGCCGCTGCCCGGCGAGGTCGAACGGGAGCTGGAGCGCGGCGAGCACGGCGCGGGCTAGATCGGCGAGCTGTTCCGTACCGGCCGAGTCCTCGACCAGGATCGCGAACTCGTCGCCGCCGAGGCGCGCGACGAGGTGGTGGCCGTCGCGGCTGTGGGCGTCGTTGTCGGCGCACTCGGTCAGCCGGGCCCCGACGGCGGCGAGCAGCCGGTCGCCGACGCGGTGGCCGAGCGTGTCGTTGACGGCCTTGAAGCCGTCGAGGTCCAGGTAGCAGAGACCGATCCGCCCCGTTCTGCCATGGTCGTACGACGATTCGAGCGCGGTCGACAGCCGCTCGAAGAACAGCGTGCGGTTGGGCAGCCGGGTCACCGGGTCGTGCATCTGGAGATGGCGGAGCCGGGCCTGGAGTTCGCGCCGCTCGCTGATGTCGGTGAGGGAGAGCAGGACGCTGCCGCCGTCGGGCAGGGGCGCGACGGTGACCTCCGCCCAGAGCGCGCGGCCGTCGGGGTGCTTGAGGCGGCGGGTACAGCGGAAGCGGGAGCGACGGCCGCGCAGCACCTCCTGGTACGCGTGCCACGTCCGGTCGTCGGAGGCGAGGTCGACCAGGTCGGCGGCGGCGCGGTCGTGCAGCGAGTCGCGCTCGGTGCCGATCAGTTCGGCGAGGGCGTCGTTGACGGTGACGACGGTTCCGCGCCTGTCCACGACGGCCATGGGGAGCTGGGCCGCGTTGAAGGCCGCCCGGTAGTCGCCGCGCTCCGCGCGGTCGCTGTGCTCCTTGTGTGCGGGGGAGCGGGCGTCCTGTACGGCCAGAGCGTGACACTCCGTTACTGACGGCGTGGCGGAGTGGGGCGCCGCGACTGCCGCGGGCTGGGGCCTTTCGGAGGTTCCGCTCACGGCTCGCTCCCGCAGTGCAGTGGTGTCGTACAGGGGTGTGATTCGCGATGATCGGTGCAGGAAAGTCTGCCGATCATAGAGGCAGGCCGGTCGGCCGTTCCAGCTCTCCGGCGGTGAACCGGGGCGCACGAGGTCGACGCCGATCGACGCACGATCGTTTCTGCGCGTCTGTGGCGCGACCCGTCTCAACCCTGATCGATTGTGACTATCCGTGATCCGCCGGGGGTGTCGGTCCGCTCACCCAACTGGGCCAGCGGAACAGGGCGTATCGCGGCAAAAGGACAGAAAGTGAGTGAGCTGTCCCGCATTCCGCAGCCGGAGGTCCACGTGGAGCGTCGCCTGACACCCGGGGGAGTGGACCGGCCGCGCCTGCGCAGTACGGCCGCGGCCTTCACCTCCCTCGTCGCGGTCGCCGCCACCTCACTGGTGGCCGGCCCCGCCGTCGCCGACCCCGCAGGACCCTGTGCCCTCCCGCGTACCACCGCGCACCACTCGCTCGGCCTCGACACCTGGAACGCCTCCTATCCGCGCCCGGCCAGGACCCTCGACGCGGTCATGGTCTTCCTGTCCTTCCCGGACGCGGCCCCGCGCATCGAGCCCGCCGATCTGGTGGCCGACCACTTCCCGGCGACCAGCAGATTCTTCGAGCGGGCCTCGTACGGGAAGTTCGCGCTGCACCCGCATCCCCGGCTCCAGTGGATCGACATGCCGCGCGCGTCCACCGACTACGCCATAAAGCGCGACTGGGAGCCGGCGATGCGCACGGCGTATCTGCGGGACGCGCTGGCGGTCGCCGATCCGGTGATCGACTTCTCGCGGTACGACGTCGTCTACCTGGTCGCGGACCCGGACGCGCCCGGCGTGGACTCCGACGCGACGAAAGTGGTCAACTTCGATCACCCGCTGACCGCGGACGGCACGGACATCAAACGTGTGGTCACCGTCTTCGAGCGGCACCCGCCGGACCGCAACGTGCTCGCCCACGAGACCGGGCACGTCTTCGACCTGCCCGACCTCTACCACCGGCCCACCGACGGCAAGGGCGACTGGGACACCCATGTCGGCGACTGGGATGTGATGGGCAGTCAATTCGGTCTGTCGCCGGACCTGTTCGGCTGGCACAAGTGGAAACTGGGCTGGCTCGGCGGGCGCCAGGTGAGCTGTGTGAAGCCCACCGGCAGCAGCATGCTCACCCTGGAACCGCTGGACGCCGCGCCCCCGGCCGGCGCGAGCGCCGGGACCCGGCTCGCGGTGGTCAGGACGGGCGAGCACTCGGCCCTGGCGATCGAGGCGCGCGGCTCGACCGGCAACGACGCCACCACCTGCACCGAGGGCGTGCTGATCTACCGGGTACGGGGCGAGACGGAGTCGGGCGGCGGCCCCATCGAGGTGGTGGACACCCACCCGGACAGCGAGGCCTGCTGGGACCAGTCGGTCTACCCGCCGCTGGCGGACGCGCCGCTGGGGGTCGGGGAGACGTTCACGGTGCCGGGGGAGGGCACGAAGGTGGAGGTGGCCGACCGTACGCGGACGGGAGCGTGGACGGTCAAGGTGACGACGGGGGTGTGAGGGGTGGTGGGGCTGGGTGTCGGGCGGCGTGTCGGGCGGGGGCACGAAAAAGCCCCTCGCTCTCGCGAGGGGCTTCTCCCGTCTGTGCGCCGCCAGGGACTCGAACCCCGGACCCGCTGATTAAGAGTCAGCTGCTCTAACCAACTGAGCTAGCGGCGCTTGCTGACGTCGTAGACCTTAGCACCAGGATCGGTGCGAAGAAAAATCGATATGACAGGCCCCGGAAGGCGCTGGATCGCTGCTCAGGGGCGGGTCCCCGGCAGTCTGGTCACCGAGCCGTCCCGGGGGCGGGCGACCGGGGTCCGCAGGGTGGGACGGCTCGCCCGTACGCAGGCCCACAGCAGGACCTCGGGCCCCGGCAGCCACGGATGACGGGTGTCGGGGGCCACCACCCAGCGCGGCGCCGGGCCGATGGCGGGGACCAGCGACGGTACGGTCACCGCGTCGCCCGCACCGTGGCAGAGCAGCGGCGGAACGGTCGGCGGC
This window of the Streptomyces niveus genome carries:
- the ehuC gene encoding ectoine/hydroxyectoine ABC transporter permease subunit EhuC codes for the protein MSEITWGLWKLLLEGVWITVQLTIFSSALAAVVALVVGLARAHRLWIVRFISGAYFEIFRGTSALILMFWIFFVLPLGFGWQLVPMWAATLALGLTYGAYGSEVVRGAVQAVAPAQREAGIALSFTPAQQLRKIILPQAWPEMIPPFNNLLIELLKGTALVSIMGVADIAFGASLVRNATGQSAPVYTVILLMYFVLAFVLTRGMRVLERQAKAGIGQRPEKTGGVVSKLGLSRRNAVSANAGGES
- the ehuB gene encoding ectoine/hydroxyectoine ABC transporter substrate-binding protein EhuB, which translates into the protein MAPLKGNNTSTGRGLRRRSLLAGAAALGVAGAVGATSGCSRVATADNGDGGTLLDQLRAKGTVRLGLAGEQPYSYIGKDGEMTGSAPAIASRIFKELGVDDVQPFATEFGSLITGLNSLQFDVVAAGMYINPERCEQVIFADPEYQMLDAFIVPKGNPKNLHTYKDIADAGARMATGVGYAEIGYAEEAGVKSITTLPDQLAGLLAVEQGRVDVFAGTAVTVFNVIKETDSTKAEATKEVTPIVDGKPVIDVGGFAFRSPETNLRDSFNRELHKLKKSGELLEIMRPFGFTKDQMTTITAKEKCAP
- a CDS encoding DUF3830 family protein; translated protein: MSDRFIEVSLDKRGVRCTAKLLDDLAPITCAAVWEALPLGGDVYHAKYARNEIYALMPGFAAEEPPLENPTVTPIPGDLCYFTFSDTVLGTTSYGYEEQAAHRGRRTVVDLALFYERNNLLINGDTGWIPGIVWGSVVEGLDEMAEACQDLWRAGATGETLNFRRV
- a CDS encoding amidase, with amino-acid sequence MTESMFLTDLTARQLLAGYEKGDFSPVDAVRAALERIEAVEPLVNAFVRVDADEALAAAEDAAGRWHRKEPRGRLDGVPVSVKDIFLQRGGPTLRGSRTVDPAGPWPDDAPAVARLREHGAVLIGKTTTPEFGWKGVTDSPLNGVTRNPYDLSRTAGGSSGGSAAAVALGAGPLSIGTDGGGSVRIPASFCGIFGLKPTYGRIPLFPSSPFGTLAHAGPMARDAADAALLLDVISGADWRDWSQLAPAPGVTATLSEGVAGLRIAYSPSFGGQVAVRPSVAAAVRRGVGRLAELGAYIEEADPDISDPVEAFHTLWFSGAARVTQSLGEEQRELLDPGLREIVAEGERASALDYLAAVDARMELGRRLGRFHETYDLLVTPTLPIAAFEAGVETPKGSGHRRWTGWTPFTYPFNLTQQPAATVPCGVDEDGLPIGLQLIGARHADALVMRAAHALYESGAASLPAPTGA
- a CDS encoding D-2-hydroxyacid dehydrogenase, coding for MTEPTLLVLGADPPPRLGRLTGRAHVRYADESSLADQLPLADVLLAWDFTSDAIRLAWPGDGPRPGWVHTASAGVDRLLCPELINSETVVTNARGIFEEPIAEYVASLVLAMAKDLPGTLELQRQRRWRHREGLRVAESRATVVGAGPIGRAIAGTLRALGVTVAITGRTARPGIHGADQLDRLLTRSDWVICAAPLTESTRGMFDSRLFGLMQPSAHFINVGRGQLVDEKALADAVAKRWIAGAALDVFEAEPLDPESRLWDVPGLIVSPHMSGDTVGWRDRLGEQFVELYDIWASGEPLPNVVDKKRGYVPMHD
- a CDS encoding aspartate/glutamate racemase family protein gives rise to the protein MDVSFLGGPQPQRGVGVVAPFDFALDRELWRWMPDEISLRLTRTPYVPVEVSLDLARIVSEHETLGEAVMALGASEPEVIAYACTSGSFVGGVVGERAMCEAMNRAGEVPSLTTSGALLEALEELGAKRIALVTPYTESVTESLEEYLAEAGVTVTGRAFLGLTRHIWKVPYRSVVDMARQAVVGAADALFISCTNLPTYDAIPQLEAELRMPVLSANQVTMWAALRRIGAHAVGPYQGLLLNPPPARHVPTLEGMGEIPEMPEVRRFPEMSGIGDIPGIAEMGRMEPVQHLQDAQPAQPGEWAQPSQPDAPTEEQEGWT
- a CDS encoding aspartate/glutamate racemase family protein, with protein sequence MTTVGLLYPGHSAEDDYPRLEMLFDSDIRLPLVHTDIGEDAHRVDALLEMGSARRLADGVEELRMAGAESVVWACTSGSFVYGWDGAHEQARQLAVEAGLPASSTSFAFAHAVQALGARKVAVAATYPEDVAGYFAAFLKAAGIEVVSTRGSGIITAAEVGTWGRDEVLALAREGDHPDAEVVLLPDTALHTAAYLPELEATLGKPVLTANQVTVWEGLRLVERHAWAPKLGTLFASRD
- a CDS encoding LLM class flavin-dependent oxidoreductase yields the protein MVDAIRGTALGSAPVPLSVLDLVTVGSGSTARQSLRTSVEIAKLGERRGYHRHWVAEHHSMPGVASSSPAVILAHLAAHTERIRLGSGGVMLPNHAPLVIAEQFGTLEALAPGRVDLGLGRAPGTDGATAAALRRTDRLNEGADDFPQQLAELTRFLDDDFPDGHPYARIHAVPGPVQGPAARPPLWLLGSSGFSARLAATLGLPFAFAHHFSAQNTIPALDLYRESFRPSAVLDAPYAVIGVAALAAEDENEARRQVLTGALSMLRLRTGRPGLVPTPEEAEAYSFSPQERDFVDGWLTNIVHGTPDAVRAGLDDLQKRTGADELMLTANAHGGDARLRSYGLIADAYGLPDALQALSSK
- a CDS encoding putative bifunctional diguanylate cyclase/phosphodiesterase: MSGTSERPQPAAVAAPHSATPSVTECHALAVQDARSPAHKEHSDRAERGDYRAAFNAAQLPMAVVDRRGTVVTVNDALAELIGTERDSLHDRAAADLVDLASDDRTWHAYQEVLRGRRSRFRCTRRLKHPDGRALWAEVTVAPLPDGGSVLLSLTDISERRELQARLRHLQMHDPVTRLPNRTLFFERLSTALESSYDHGRTGRIGLCYLDLDGFKAVNDTLGHRVGDRLLAAVGARLTECADNDAHSRDGHHLVARLGGDEFAILVEDSAGTEQLADLARAVLAALQLPFDLAGQRLSVSASIGVVERSAEGTTPTGLMQVADTTLYWAKADGKARWTLFDPERNAHRMTRQALSSTLRPAVERDEFVLQYQPLVGMADGVVRGVEALVRWNHPQFGILAPNRFIGIAEEDGSIVQLGRWVLRTACLQARQWQRDHPAERPLFVSVNVAVRQVWDSDLVADVAAILAETGLAPRLLQLELTESAVMGSAGRPLQALQALSDMGVRIAIDDFGTGYSNLAYLSRLPVSVLKLDGSFVRGFRYDDGVHPNPADETIVETLVHLAHRLGLTVTAECVETAGQAARLRRIGCDTGQGWLYSRAVGPERIAEMIGVSPLKV